The Anopheles moucheti chromosome 3, idAnoMoucSN_F20_07, whole genome shotgun sequence genome contains the following window.
AGTTGTGTTTCACTGTATCTGACGGAAGTAGTGTAAAAACCGCCCGGTGCCTTGGCGCATCTTCGTGCGGAAGATTTTCCTCTCATGCTGCCAGAACAgggtttgatgttttttccCAAGCGATTCTGTCTCGACAGTCATTcccttgtttgtttgttttctaccAAAGCGACCACACCGTGGTCTACAAACACCGGTTTTATTCTATCAGAAGTTCCTGCCGAAGAACCCCGGTGTagatggtgatgatgttgtCTACTTTACATTGAAGTGCAACCTAACTGGCAGCACAAGACGCATTTCTTCTGTGCCGCTGACAGCGAATGATCCGATTATGATGATTCAAAAGGTAAACGAGAAGCAACGAGAACGCATTTCCCCGGGCCGGTGGGAAGGATCGCCGGCGGTAAAAAAACCGGTGCGCGTCCATGTGCGGTTGGAAATTGATGTAGAATAATTATGACACTTCTTACCCATGGCACGCTCTTGCCGGAGTCCGAGGGTCCCGGAGGCATTCGGACAATATCTTCATTTTCCCAATGGATTACGCTCATATTACCGACAGTAAGTGATGGTTCACCGGAGGGGCAATTTGAACTGCAGTGTGCTTGAGTGAGATTGAATTTCTTACGATTCACCATGGTGCGGTAGCATTTTATATGGTGTGTAATGCCACAATTTATTGAACAAAATATGTTTGACGCTAGTACATTGTATTGCGAACTGCCGTTACTTGGCAGGTACGCAATTACATTCATACTTGAAATTCATAATTCAAAATAGATAGATTTAAAGGTTTGTCAAGTTATGGCGTGCAGTTTTTCAGAAAAATCGTGTTTTGTTTAACGCCAGactttaaacttaatttcatTTACATGTGTCATTGCGAACTCCACTAAAATATTTAAGctaaacagaaaaataaaaactaacagtGTGATGTTGTTGTTCCGACTTTTGCAGGATTGACAATCCGTCACACTGGATGGCAATTTCTGGACAGCGGATTGACTGAATTTTGGTCTGCAAAACCAGTTCTAAAGCTACAGGGGCTACCATCGGACGTGAGAGCAAGACAACAcataaaccaaaaataaaagaaagcaaagAAGTATTTTGGAAGTtcagggaaaaaaaagcaagacaaCCAACCAGATCTGGAAAAGCAAACGGAATGAAAATTCGACAAAGCAACACCAAATCGTCCACGGTTCACGCCACCAGCCCGATGTGCAGTGTGATGTGCAGCGAGCAAGTGAAATTTACAATTTCTTAAGAAGGAATCCCACCGACCGTGGGCACAAGCCGGCTGTCGGGGAGCGCAGTTGTCTCCGTGCTTCGTTACGATTGTCCCGCGCTGGATGTTTTTGGTGACACAAACGATTTTTGGTGCAGTGGACACGGAAAGCATGAGAAAACACAGcgggccaaaaaaaagtggcgACATTTTCGTCTGATTATGCCCCCCGGTGGAGAAGGTAGCAGTTTAGTGTGTGGGGCTTCTTGAATATTCCAAAACCGTTGCATCCCCGTCCCCGATCGCGGAGCGCAGATCGCGCATCGCTCGGTGCGAAAGAGGTGAGAAAGCGCTAGGCGGGTAGGCCCAAGTCAAAGGCAACTGTATTGTTGGCCCTACACATCGATCAACTGGCCAAAGCTCACCacccgaaaacaaacaaacgacaaacagTCAAACCAGTTCCGTCCAGGAGTTGACATGGTGACATGTTGCTGCCGGACCAAACGTACGAGCAGGCGACCCTCGGTCAGGAGCGATTGAGAAGCTCGTCCGCGTACAATGACGGCGGCTTCCCGCGGCTGTTCGCTCTGAAGGCGCTCGACGTGAAGCGGTTGCAGCAGGGCCTGCGTGGAGCTGGCCGCCTGTACGTCGATGGTAGCGTGGGTGCGGAATTGGCGGGCGTACTCGCGAATAATGAGATGAAATTTGGCATTCGAGCGACGGACGAGAATGGCGagggcagcggcagcagcggtGTCGGCAGTTCGGGTGACGCGGGCAATTCGCGGGACGGCAAGCGACAGGAGCCTGATGTGCGTCTGTCGATGACAAATGGTGGCAGCGACCAGCACCCAGCTGCTGAAAAGTTACCACTACCGAAGGAATTTACCTCGATGTGTCCGGATGCGGAGAGTGTGTGGAGTGGCCGAGCTGCATCTGCATTGACGATGGGACACTCCATTGCAAAATCGGTCCGTTCGATCGAGCGTAGCTATGCGGCACACGATGCTACTAGATGCCGCCTGAAGAATAGTCAAAGGGCGCCACCAACGAGGTCGAAGAATCATAAGGATCGAGGCATAGGGTTGGACTCAGCCAGCTCCGATGGGAGTAGTCTAAGCTACACGAGTAACTCCAGCGATGACGATGAGTTTGTGGAGCTTGAAAGTACGTTAAAATCGACGAGACAACGTATGTGCCAATCTCGAATGGATGGCGAGACAGTGGATGGGAAGGAATTGGCACATGACGCACCTGCTCCACCGGATGGTCCCGATCCAGGTGAACGTGACGATTACGACAAGACGTCGGATTTTTTCAACAACATTCCAGAATTCCAAGGTGAAGCATTGGGACCGTTCAGTATTGCGGCCAAACGCACCGAACCAGACTGGGGCAGCATACGCACAAACGTGGACATCTTGCGTGCCTGCGAACTGTTCCTGATGCGGCATCGAATGCGGCCAGACTTTTTCTGCAAGTACAAAACGGCAATGAAGTAagttcactgtttttttttgtggatatACGTTAAATGTTCTAAGTTGCTTTGTCACCTTTTCTATTCGATAGTCCGCCAGTATCAGCACCGGCATCGTTTCCGCTGTCCCGTTCTCGAACGCCCATCGAGGTGCGGAAGCCCAAAAGCGTGTCACCACCGATGCAAAGGCCAGCGTCGCGGGCCCACGGGACGATTAGCTTCTCGCGTGCCTCGACAACTTTACCGCACGATCGCAACGCTACTGATCGGCCCGGACCGATCTACAGTGTGCCGAATCGGACCGGCAAAAAGCGACGCCCAAATGCGGGTAAGTTAACACGTTATTTTGTTGCGCGCTCTTTCTTGGTCAATTTTGGCCAGTGCATGTAGGTTGTTTATTCGCACCATTCACAGACCGCTAGTTTCTGCTACGGAAAGTCATggtgtttgcctttttttttgttgttcaaattgaaattaatgacCAAATTAATCCGATCGCTGACCGAACCTGACACCGGCCAGCATGGCGCTGGCGTTCTTCGTTTAGTTGAACGTGTGTTTGGGTTTTAGTAAAACACTACAAGCGCCAGGGCATCGCGAATGACTTGTGATTTGGGTTACCATATGAGTAATTGGTGGCTATTGAAGCTATCTATCATATACTCTCAGAAGATTTTCTTTAATTAGAACTTCTGCGTTAGCCTATAAATATAAGAAATAATTTCTTATCCGACCGTAATCTCCTCGAAGTTCCCGATTGCATCTTTTAACATTGAGTATGTTAGAAATTTCTTGAAGAAAATGATATGAGCTCTCATAACCCATAatccgatgatgatgatgacagcTTTGAATCTTCTAAATTCCCGTCTATCGCTCAACTGTCATCAGCAACGTCAGAAGCTCTTCGATGATCGATCATTCAAATATAACCCACAAGGTTTTTGGCAATCATCCATCAGCTTTTAGCTGCGCGATGCTGACAAGAGTCGGGAAACAAAATTTGACAAACTTGCTTCGATATTTCGGTAGGTTATGCAGCTTTTAAATGTATATTATCATCCCTAAATCCATCATGGAACAATTATGATGTTCGGTATACATGGAGGCATGTGATGAACATTACCGACACGGCTATCAATGTGACTGGTGATGAGGGATGGGATACACTGTTTGTCTTAGTTATTAACACTTTATGATGAGTATTTGTTTTTAAGGGTAATATTTCCATCCGCAGAATCCTTGGAATGCTGACATGATCGTTTTTGTATGAGGTTAGCGTAAATGATCGATCACCAGTTTTGGAATCCGCTGTAAAGTTTCAGATTATGGGAAAGCGCTGGTAAAACTGGGAAATATTTGCGATATTCTTAAACATCAGCTCTATTCTTAAACTCTTCCTCGACATCACTCTGCTACACTGATGTTCATCAGGTACACATTAGTTTGAAGCATGGTTCATAACGCTGCAAGGAAATCAATTgaaatgttaaacaaaatatCACTCAACATCACAAACATATTACGCACATTAGCAGGCTTCATAAATTGAGGAGTAATTTCTGGGATAAATAATTCTTTCATCAGCGATTACCTATGGCATTGTGAAGCTGACAAGTTATCATTATGTTTGACAACATCAAAAAAAGGATCCGCCCATCTCAgttgagcgtgtgtgtgccttCGTTTTTGTGTGAAGTCCACATCCATCAACCGCTGATGAGATGGTCCAATGACACGGCAGAGAGACGATTGTGCCACAGCATTTGATTTCGACAGCTTTCCGACATGAGCACGAGTACGTGCTCGAGTCAAGTGCAGACACAAGGTTAAGGGAGCAAGAAATGATAATTTAAGTTGTATTAACAGTTCCGTGGCAGGTAATTTTTCCTTCATCGTCCAGATTTTGAAGAGTGAGTTTACGCTTTCGATTGTTAACAGAGCCCCGTCGCCGGGACGGGACATGATGGGCTTTGTTTTCTCCATGCCCGACATTCTCACCCTGCCGTTCGTTGGATCTCTCGTCGACGCCCGGCGattcgctttttttccttctggcCGTTGTATCTTGAAGCCCATTTCCTGTGTATCCATCCGTACGTTTCTTTCCTGTAGTCGATTCGGGACGGGGTGATTTTTTAACAATTCATTTCTGCACTCGCTCTGCCCATTCGAATTGTGATCAGATCCTCGGCCAGTTATCACACGCTCGGGCCGGACGATATAGCCCCACAGgacgaaagggaaaaataaatacggAAAAACAACCTTCTCTTGACCAAGCCAAGCACCAAGCAATGAGAATAACTATCGCCTGGCGCATGCTGAAACCACGCGAAACGCCAAAGGTTTCATTCAATTATACGTTGCAAAGTGAGCGATGTTATCagtttaaattcaatttgatTAACATAAGTATCCCCGGTGCgattaaaatttatgattcgTGAAATACCAGAAAATGGGCCCTTCGCTCGACGAATAATGCGaacgaacaaaataaacaactcgGAGCGTGATAATGCGATCGGTTGGCGAACGAAATACGGAACCGTGGTGTAAAGAAACCGCGATGCAGTTCGGACAGGCACAGACGTACGCAGCGTTAGTGCGGGAAAAGTTGAAGGTTGTAGACTTGCAGTGGTTCGAATGAGAGTAAACGGGACGAGGATCGACCGAGGTTCATGACGGCCAGCGACGTGGGTCCGGTCGGGAATGGAGGGATATTTGGTCGCTTGGTAGAATGAGCGTCTTTTTAATGAGATAAACATGATAAAAAATGTATGTAGGCGGGTGAGAACAACGTTGATAAGCGTGTTGTTAAGAATGCAGCGAAAATGACTGAGATTGCAATGCAAGATAAAATGTTCGGCGTTCCATTTTACAAAGTAGAAGAAATATTTCCCTGTTGAGAAAGGGTGGAGTTTTGCTTGGAACGGTTTAACCAAAATAGATAGCGGATTCTTCTTTATGGACAAGttgattaataaaaaaatggtagaTCGATCATTATTATGTGATATCGAAAGCAAGGGAAATTGATCGTGCTGATGAACAAGAGTTTCTCGTCTAGTACTAAATTGGtgctaaatttccatttcgaaTGCGTTTGCCATAAAACCCATCAGAAAGCTTTATAGCAACATGAAAAGCACTTCCCAGAATTGTATCCCATTGAGAAGTTTGCCTTTTCGCTGCGGTTTTCCCTTTGACAACTTATGGTTTCaatgaaaattttaacaaGAGGATAGAAAATCCGCTCCTGGTGGCCTGGAGTGGCTGCGAAAAGATTTAACTCCAGATAAACTAAAAACATTAACTGTTCGGTTTAACATTAACAGGTTTCGATCAACATCATCACGAGCTTGGTCTGATGTTTCGGGCGAAAACACGAAGCTGTCCATTGGGTAACGAAAGCTCACTAAAGCTCAAAAGCTTCCctaaaaagagaagaaaaagctccagtttttgtttttaaaagtttGAAAATACATCGTCGATTAGAGTTTGTAAAATTGGCGAGTTTAAGTAAAACTTGGTGGTTTAGATATACTGTACTGAAGTAATTAACTTTATATATTCATTGCAAAACAACATTACATGTGTTTCTGACTTTGTTGATTGACTTTGATGGATTGTAATGAACTAAAGTTATTAACTTTAGTTTAGTAAAATTAGAAATTGATGATGCTTGTTTGATGATTGAATTTGATTGAGATTGACAAATAATAATTGGCGCGGTCCGGTGGTGTTTTGGTagcagtcttcacacgacaggacggAGGACAAACATTCCGGCTACGTGGTTCAATAAGTCGACATGATCTgaccgttctaacgaaaacaaaaaaaaaatgttttctttttttttgcttatcaAATGGTTTGAAAGGTTGATCGTTTATATCTTCTTAAACttattttgaattaattttcaaaatatgttGTGAAAGAGGTAagtgaatattttaatataaatacaTGAGACAGTTGTCATCTCTTCGAATCTTCTCAATATATTCTATACATTGTCACCATACAAACCTTTCTCTCGCGAACATTACTACGGTGCCTGCTACTTCAAAATTGAGCTTTCCTTTCAACTTTCACGCAAGCTTAATGACCAGATTAACCCCAAACATTATGAATTAGCATAATAAATTTGAGATATGATCGTAAGCAACAAGAAACGAATGATGAAGTAAACAAGAGCTATCTGGGCGCCGTATTACTGTCGTTATCTCAGACCACTGCACAATGTCCTCGAGGAACCAGGATGCTATTCTTCACCTTACCTTTGCTGGTGGGTCATCCACAACCATTGAACCGGATAGCCCCTCTAGCGATGATTCAACGATTGCAGTCGCCGATAATAAGTCGAAAATTGCAAGAATGAACAAAAACCCCAACATCCCAGAACACACTCATTGTTTCCATTTACGGGTGTGTACGGAATGGCTGGAAGCATAGACAGTGCATcagcaatgaaaaaaaagactgTATACAATGTTGCAAAAGGTAAATTTCGTTTGCAACGTGCCCTTGGCAGGTGATTTTTTCATGTTGTGCAAACGAATCACTGCGGTGGGGAAATGCATTCTTacactttttgttttcaactGTACGCTCGCGCATGATGATGCCCTCGCGTCCCTTTTTCTGTGCCGAAATTGTGCTCATCATTCATGCGATGGAAAACGCTATTGATAATGCAGAATGCCGCCCTCGGTCCCGCCGATCCCAGCCCTAGAGGTCGGAGTGATGCAATCAGGTTAAATTTGCCCATTAAAGGTACACAACCCATCGCAGCCGTGTCCTGTCGTCTTAACAACGTCACACGTTGGCTGCCCTCTTGCTGCGCCTTTTTTCTCAACTGACCACGAGCTCAACAAATTATTCGACCAGTTCACATCTGACCCGCTAGTAACCGCTGAAAAAACCGCTCCATCTGGGACCTGTTTTCTCCTAATTAAACACCGGCGAAAGGTTTTTGGTGAAGATTAGAAATGGTCCGGAATTCGAACACCTCGAACAGCCTGGCCATACGTGAAATCGGCTTAGAAAACAGGTTCCAACGATCGAATGCTTCAGAGGAGCCTCGCCTTTTGAGGTTCGCAACAGAGCCAGCGTAttggtagtgtttttttttgttatctttctCTTCCTTCATCGCGATGTTCTCCGGTTCAGAAACCCTTTTTCTGTGGCCCCATAGCATTAACATTTGTTTAGGACATATGTTAAAGGAAaaagaaggagaaagaaaGCGAATGGAAGGGAATGAAcgaatgggaaagaaaataatgaaaacctGTTCACTTGACCGGACCTTTACGCGTGTGTGCTTGACAAACCTGTATTGGAGCGGAACTCTCCGAGAGGTCTCGGAAATGTAGACGGAACCTTACTTATACTTACGAACGATGTTGGTGTCGATCGTAGCTGGATGATATTGCCATTCGGTGTTTCTATTCTATTCGCTTCCCCTTTTTCGGTTGGGATGTAATCAGATAAGTTCATTTATCCGAGGAGCTTTTGTGCGGTTGCGCGTTCGGGATGAACATATTAATAGTGGAGCATAGTGGAGAATATTAatgataattataataattattgttATAAGATAAGTTATAAAGTTATAATAACATTAATTTGGTAACGCGATTTGTGCGACAAtgctttaaacaaacaaataaaaggttTAGAAAATGTGTCATGTGTTGAAATTCTAATAAGAAAAACATTCCCATTTACTTTAGTCGAGGCTAAATATTGCCAAGCTGCCTATTGATCTTGATAAAAAGTAAATTATTGCAGCATTTACTTGTTTTGGACCAATTTCATTTGCATCCAATGTATCCTTCAAATCATGTAATTCCTTCGCAAAATGAAATACCATGAAAATGTTACGCAAAACCTTTGAGTCACAGAAGTCTTCTGCGGATAATGTCTCGATCGGGGTTGTGAAGAGTACATGCAAAAGAAGCTTTTATGGTAGGAAAAGAGAGCAAACATGGAAACACACTAAGAGAGGGTGTAAGAGCCAAAGCTCCGAAAGCCGAATAACAGTAGGCGAGGTGCGCATGAATCCATGTCTTTAGGGGTAAAAGTGAGCATGAATAAGCGTTGGAGCGTTCTTTTCGTCCCCAGCCTTACTGCAGTTTAAAAATCAAGCTTTCAGTTGTATTTTTACCTCAACGTTCAAACCGTTGGTCTAACGCGTTTGGCAACCTCCTCCCCAAGAGAGAAGGTTCGTCACTTGTTCGTGCAGTGAAGTCTTTCGATTGAGCGTTGCACAAATATAAGCGTATTTCGGAGAGCTTTTTAAAAGAAACGTTCGCAAGGAGGTGTTAGTTGCTCGGTACTGGTTTCCAGCCATGAGTACGACGTGATCTTACACTTCCTTCCATTCACACCTTTACTGGTGTGCGTTTTGTCTGCACACCGTTCGTTTGAAAGAGAGAAGGATGGTTAAGAAACGagagaaaatgcacaaaagcGGTTCGGAGTGTGATTATTTCTGTACACGGTTTCAGAATCGAGAAAGTTTCCGTTGGTGATGGTACCGCGCGCGTGAGTTTTGTGAATGTAACCATGAAGTGAAGGTAGTGAAAAGCAGTGGCAGGAATTTTGTGTGCTTTAATCAAGTGTTTAATAGtgttttaatcaatttatgGGGAATGGAGAAAAGCAAATGTGCAATTAAAACAAGCCATACGAGAGAATATATTgattgttaaaaattaaacttatcTAAATCGGTTTATCGAATAACTgatcagtgtgtgtgtggttttgcaAGCAAATTGGGTGACTGTGAAGTTGTTTTCTACAAAATTTGTCCATTGAAGCCTAGTGCTTTGTTTTCGTGGCTTCAGAAAGCTTGCGTGACCCCTATTTGCGTTTAGATAGTTGAGCCATTAGCCAACCGCGGCAGCAACGGTGGCAGcggcagcatcatcattatcatcatcaacatcaacaacaaactgAACAAAACGCAATAGAAAGGAAGGAACCAGCTACAATAGCGACACCGTCGAAAATTATCCCAGTCGGTGTGTttgaaaagtaaaagaaaggcCAGAAAGAATGAAGATACGACAGGTTAGAAATAGGAAAAAGATGCATAGAAACTAAGGAtcgacaacaacaataacaacaacaccagcgaCGGGAACAACCAACCTGCAGATAGTTGAAATATTTGAGGCGAAAACGGGACAGCATCAGGCGGAGAAACGGCTGACGAAACCATGCTGGGGGTTGTTCTTCGGCTGTCCAAATGAAGCATTATAAATCATAGGCTCCGTAGGGCTTTCAGGGAACCTGTGCTGTGAGCGAATGGACGAACGGTTTTGCTGGAGGATTACGGTGGCGGGATGCGAACGCGgagtcgatattttttttctcccctgcTTGACGGACGTGGAAGGCGGTACTGTAACGAACGGAATGGCTAAAAGCTCGCCAGAGAAAGAAGTCCAAATAAATGAGAATGATGTATGGTTAGAGAGGTCGAAGTGCTATTAGGAAGGCGAAGGGAATGAAGAGATACCAAAGAGCAACCCGTTGCGTAGTGGACGCACTCGTGCGAAGGCAAGAAAAAGGCAGGGAAACTGGTGTAACAATAATCTTTGGAAAATATCGGAATATAACGCAatgggttgttttttgcttgATGTTTGCTAGAGCTGTGCATGTGTTGAATATTACGAGTTTGTGCGCATGTATTTTGTAcatgcttgtgtgtgtgtgtgaatagtGAAGTGCCACAAAAGGCCACAACTTGAAGGAagtagcaagaaaaaaaaagaatagtgCCGTGATTTTTGTGACCGCAGCCGTGGTGTCGAAACAGGATAGAGAAGATGAATGAAAACTTGCTGTCCATAGGGGAATGATTCTAGCGATACGTTGGGTCAAAGTTgggcagaaaagaaaacgacaaaaaccaagagaagagagaagaaaaacgatTCTCCAACCCAGTCATTACAGCAAAACATAATTGTCTATCTTAGCGCCAGAGTTGCCGCAAAAAAGGCACCCGTTTATGATGGAAAAAGTAAACAATCAATGAAGAGGATtggagcagcaaaaaagaaaaacagtcgTTGTGCAAAAGTCCGCTGTAGATATTATTTGGAGGTCAACCGCAAAAGGTATAATTTATCTTGCGTCTTGTCAAGAGAAGGATAAACGAGTGATAACGCGCGTGCAACAGCTTTGCGAATGATCGTATATCGTGGTCGGTCCTACCCACCCGCATGGTGTTGGTTGCTGTCAcggagtgtgtgagtgagcatcGGCATAGTGCATCCCCGAGCAAGATGGCCACCCTGGGCCTGTCGAAGGTATTCATCCTGGACAAGTACTTTACCGAGTTGCAAAAGTTTTGGGAAACGGAGAAAAAGCTGCAAGGTAAGATGTGCTGATGGATGGCTATTTGAATGAAGTAAAAAATAAGTTGATTTAAAGTTGGATGAAAAAGTTGAACTTAAAATataaaagcacaacaaaacacatgtTATTAGCTATACGCTGGAATTTCATGTCGGGCAGGTGAGGCAGTACAAAGGTACGCATAAAAAAGGTCCCTACCTTTGACCATTgagcgaaaacaaaagccaTACACTCTAATTAGAATACACAACGCCATCCAGTGTATTTTTACACTGCACATATGCATCTGGTTCCAACAACACTTCAAAAGCTggaacttttttgttgtgctgcgCACGACAGCGTTCTTGGTTATTGCGGCCACAAAATTGGTTTCGCTCCTAACCGCTCGTTGGTTGCGGCTCAAAAAGCTGCTTGGGTAGGAGAGCATCGCAACAGCGATACTGCCGCCGGTCAGCGATCTGTCCAGCCTAATGACGCACGTCATTAGTTTTGAAACGAAATTATGCTATTTATATCGTTACTCATGAAAATGATTCCTACGCTGTACCCTGTTGCTGggtctccaaaaaaaaaaaaacaacggagaATGGGCAACGGTCGTCTCAAGCGACTTGCAATGGAGTGTACTACAAGCCAGCAGTCAATTAATGAAACACACCGTCCTAGCGTTTTGCGTTAACCCGAAAAATGAACGTAACTCGTGACTAAGATATTGTCAACTACGATCTTAGGGAGAAAATCAGATAATAAAACCTCGAAAAGGGTACATCTAATTGCTTTCAATTCAACTGGGAGCCAGGTTTTATAGCGACAATAAATCGTCTTCTATGCTAAGTTTTTCTATCGCTGGCCAGAGGTTGGATGTAGCAGCTGCTTTTGTAaaggtatttattttttattgggTTATCTGATGTACTCTGATGAAACAATTATCTTCGTGGTTCGTATTTTCGCTTCGTATTTTAGCTCAATTTCATGCGCAGAAACATGCATCTAAAATAAACATGATTAGTTTTGCTTTACAGTTTTGAAAGATTCtttgaaatattcaattaaCCTCAAGGTTGTATTCAAActgataaattaatttattatgatATGAACTATTGAGAGGAAACGAAGATGGTAGTTTTGTTATGAATATGTATACCGCAAGCCCGTGATCGTAAAGAATTGCACTAAATGCACATGCACTTCACGGTCTACACTCACTGCAAGCTATTGCTGTCGATTAATGAATGCAATCACTGATTTAACCTATCACGCGACCCGGTCCGTCCGGAACGATTTCAGTTGTAGCCTACAGTACTGGGCTTGGACGTACACAGCACACAAAGGATGCCGTAAGCGCTTTGGTTCGTGCATCCGTCTATCATCAATCGGAACCAAGATGAGAAGGCATCAATTTGTTCGCAAAACGTTATGCAAACCAACTTTCGCGCTTGATTGGAAAATGCATTTATCAGCCATATACCTGCAGCTAAACATTAATTCTTTCGCGTCGTTCAAAAGGTGGAATGCATTGGGCTGGGTGTTGCATTCAAATATCCGTTTGAATGCTATCGTCTTGGAAATGGAAGCAAATGCCCCTCTTGGTTTTGCCGCGTTCATGATGGATATCTAATTATTGCCTCGTTCGTTCGTTGCCTTTTGTCCAGGGCCTTTTGCGTTTATCAAACGATCTTTCTTCAACGTCACTATTTTGTGTGGAGTTTGTATTTCACTATATTTGGTGCGTCTGGCGTCACCGGGAGAGTATCATGACGATGCATCGGAACAAGTAGGTAGAGTTCGCGAGCTTGAAAAGAATGCATTTTATTTGTCTCGGAACGCATGGAAGTCCCCAAATTCTGCGCGGGATAGAGCGACTGCAcgaaataaaaagggaaacatCGTTTTCCGAAAATTATAACTTATGTATTTTGCGTTCGTTTTCGGTGCTTGCGCTGTTCCG
Protein-coding sequences here:
- the LOC128301335 gene encoding uncharacterized protein LOC128301335; the encoded protein is MLLPDQTYEQATLGQERLRSSSAYNDGGFPRLFALKALDVKRLQQGLRGAGRLYVDGSVGAELAGVLANNEMKFGIRATDENGEGSGSSGVGSSGDAGNSRDGKRQEPDVRLSMTNGGSDQHPAAEKLPLPKEFTSMCPDAESVWSGRAASALTMGHSIAKSVRSIERSYAAHDATRCRLKNSQRAPPTRSKNHKDRGIGLDSASSDGSSLSYTSNSSDDDEFVELESTLKSTRQRMCQSRMDGETVDGKELAHDAPAPPDGPDPGERDDYDKTSDFFNNIPEFQGEALGPFSIAAKRTEPDWGSIRTNVDILRACELFLMRHRMRPDFFCKYKTAMNPPVSAPASFPLSRSRTPIEVRKPKSVSPPMQRPASRAHGTISFSRASTTLPHDRNATDRPGPIYSVPNRTGKKRRPNAGKLTRYFVARSFLVNFGQCM